The following nucleotide sequence is from Desulfovermiculus halophilus DSM 18834.
ACCCTCGGCCGCCAGGGACGGCGGGACAGCCTCCTGGTTGCCGAGGATTTCCTGCTCCAGCAGGGCATCCAGGTCCAGCACATCGAACGCGGCGGGGACATCACCTATCACGGGCCGGGCCAGCTGGTGGCCTATCTGATCCTGGATCTGCGCCGGGCCGGCCTGAGGGTGACCTCCTTTGTGGCCGGGATGGAAGAGGTGATGTGCAAAACCGCCCGGGACGCAGGGGTCCAGGCCGCAGCCGACACTCAGAACCGGGGGGTTTGGGTCGACGGGCGCAAGCTGGGCAGTCTGGGCGTCGCCATCAGGCACGGGATTACCTTCCACGGCCTGGCCTTGAATGTCAGCACGGATCTGACCCCCTTCTCCTACATCAACCCCTGCGGCTTAAGCGGGGTTCAGATGACCTCCCTGGAGGCGGAGACCGGAACAGATCAGGACTTTTCCCGGATCACGACCTGCCTTGGCAGACATATGCAGGAGGTGTTCTCCCTGGACTGCACCTTGGAATCCCGGGCATAAGCCCTGGTCAACAACGCTGAGCCCGGCTTTGACGAACCTATGGACTTTGGGTTAAGCACAGATGGTGCCTTCGCACGGGCCGGATGCCGCAATTTTTTTTGGCGCTTCCACACAGAAAGTGGGCACACAGAAGAGATGGCAAACTCCAAAGATCCACAGGCTAGGTCGAAGAACCATATTTTTTGTCCGAGTGCAGGAGTGGAAGCAAACCCCTTTGCCAAAGTTCAGGGGCCTTCCCTAGACCCCATAGGAAGGAGTGATACATGAGCACGCGATATATCTTGACCGCCTTTGGCCGG
It contains:
- the lipB gene encoding lipoyl(octanoyl) transferase LipB, with translation MKEDQKSARLPCITYNLGRRAYPGVLDLQHELVRAKHEHELCADVLLLVEHEPVFTLGRQGRRDSLLVAEDFLLQQGIQVQHIERGGDITYHGPGQLVAYLILDLRRAGLRVTSFVAGMEEVMCKTARDAGVQAAADTQNRGVWVDGRKLGSLGVAIRHGITFHGLALNVSTDLTPFSYINPCGLSGVQMTSLEAETGTDQDFSRITTCLGRHMQEVFSLDCTLESRA